A genomic region of Janthinobacterium lividum contains the following coding sequences:
- the fabG gene encoding 3-oxoacyl-ACP reductase FabG: MNLANQVVLVTGASRGIGRAIATELGKQGATVVGTATSESGAQAITDYLAAEGVTGKGLVLNVTDAARCAAVVDEVQKTYGSLSILVNNAGITQDQLAMRMKDEEWDSVISTNLSAVGRLSRAVLRGMMKAKTGRIINITSVVASSGNPGQMNYAAAKAGVEGMSRALAREIGSRNITVNCIAPGFIDTDMTKALSEEQHAALLTQIPLSRLGKPEDVAAAVAFLASPQAAYITGTTLHVNGGMYMN, from the coding sequence ATGAATTTAGCAAATCAAGTCGTGCTGGTCACGGGCGCCTCGCGCGGCATCGGCCGCGCCATCGCCACCGAACTGGGCAAGCAGGGTGCCACCGTGGTCGGCACCGCCACCTCGGAAAGCGGCGCGCAAGCCATCACCGATTACCTGGCCGCCGAAGGCGTGACAGGCAAAGGTCTGGTGCTGAACGTGACCGATGCGGCGCGCTGCGCTGCCGTCGTCGATGAGGTGCAGAAAACCTACGGCAGCCTGTCGATCCTGGTCAACAATGCAGGCATCACGCAAGACCAGCTGGCCATGCGCATGAAGGATGAAGAGTGGGACAGCGTCATTTCCACCAACCTGTCGGCCGTCGGCCGCCTGTCGCGTGCCGTGTTGCGCGGCATGATGAAAGCCAAAACTGGGCGTATCATCAATATCACGTCGGTGGTGGCTTCGTCGGGTAATCCTGGGCAAATGAATTACGCGGCGGCCAAGGCCGGCGTGGAAGGCATGAGCCGCGCCCTGGCGCGCGAAATCGGCAGCCGCAACATTACCGTGAACTGCATCGCCCCGGGCTTCATCGATACCGACATGACCAAGGCGCTGAGCGAAGAGCAGCACGCAGCCCTGTTGACGCAAATTCCCCTGTCCCGCCTGGGCAAGCCGGAAGACGTGGCAGCGGCGGTGGCCTTTTTGGCTTCGCCGCAAGCGGCGTATATCACGGGCACAACCCTGCACGTGAACGGTGGAATGTACATGAATTGA
- a CDS encoding 23S rRNA (adenine(2030)-N(6))-methyltransferase RlmJ: protein MLSYRHAFHAGNHADVLKHYVQIQLLQYLNQKDTAYSYIDTHSGAGVYALDGGYASKNAEYETGIAPLWDRTDLPASLAEYMKLIKEMNPSGKMRYYPGSPYCADKVSREQDRLRLFELHPADAKILADNFRKVEAHALAQGERPTVRGKRVIITKADGFQSLKALLPPPSRRALVLIDPPYEDKMDYRKVKDTLADALVRFPSGMYAVWYPVLQRMESRQFADKLKQLPSSDWLHVTLTVNTPSPDGFGLHSSGMFILNPPYTLEPMLREVMPYLVKVLGRDDGAKFVLETGKGGQKNTGTRRV, encoded by the coding sequence ATGTTGAGTTACCGCCACGCCTTTCACGCGGGTAATCACGCCGATGTGTTGAAACATTATGTGCAGATTCAGTTGTTGCAATATCTGAATCAAAAAGATACCGCCTATAGCTATATTGATACCCACTCCGGCGCGGGCGTGTATGCGCTCGACGGCGGCTATGCGTCGAAAAATGCCGAGTACGAAACGGGCATCGCGCCCCTGTGGGATCGCACGGACTTGCCGGCCTCGCTGGCCGAGTACATGAAGCTGATCAAGGAAATGAATCCGAGCGGCAAGATGCGTTATTACCCGGGGTCGCCGTACTGCGCGGACAAGGTCAGCCGCGAGCAAGACCGTCTGCGCCTGTTCGAGCTGCATCCGGCGGACGCAAAGATTCTGGCCGACAACTTCCGCAAGGTCGAGGCGCATGCGCTGGCCCAGGGCGAGCGTCCTACCGTGCGCGGCAAGCGCGTCATCATCACCAAGGCGGACGGTTTCCAGAGTCTGAAAGCCCTGCTGCCGCCGCCATCGCGCCGCGCGCTGGTGCTGATCGACCCGCCATATGAAGACAAGATGGATTACCGCAAGGTCAAGGACACCCTGGCCGACGCCCTCGTGCGCTTCCCTTCGGGCATGTATGCCGTCTGGTACCCGGTGCTGCAGCGCATGGAATCGCGCCAGTTCGCCGACAAGCTCAAGCAATTGCCCAGCTCGGACTGGCTGCACGTGACCCTGACGGTCAACACCCCGTCGCCGGACGGTTTTGGCTTGCACAGCAGTGGCATGTTCATCTTGAACCCGCCATACACGCTGGAGCCGATGTTGCGCGAAGTCATGCCGTACCTGGTGAAGGTGCTGGGCCGCGACGATGGCGCGAAGTTCGTATTGGAAACGGGCAAGGGCGGACAGAAAAATACCGGTACAAGAAGAGTGTAA
- a CDS encoding beta-ketoacyl-ACP synthase III, producing MTVFSKTYSKIIGTGSYLPEKRVTNQDLTEQLAAKGIETSDEWIVSRSGISARHYAAPSQNSSDLGVEAAKKALEMAGLNGNDLDLIIVASSTPDFFGSFPSTACIVQNKLGITNNCAAVDVQAVCSGFVYAVATADSFIQSGMHKNVLVIGAEVFSRILNFDDRGTCVLFGDGAGAIVMTASKEPGILATKLHADGRHSNILSVPGSLAGGALDGSAFLYMDGPAVFKLAVSVLEKVAHEALEHANMTSDQIDWLIPHQANIRIMNSTAKKLGLPLEKMVVTVDQHGNTSAASIPLALDIAVRDGRVKKGDNVMMEGVGGGFTWGAVLARM from the coding sequence ATGACTGTTTTTAGCAAAACTTACAGCAAAATTATCGGTACCGGCAGCTACTTGCCGGAGAAGCGCGTCACCAACCAGGATTTGACCGAACAGCTCGCCGCCAAGGGCATCGAGACGTCGGATGAATGGATCGTATCGCGCAGCGGCATTTCGGCGCGCCATTATGCGGCGCCGTCGCAAAACTCCTCGGACCTGGGCGTGGAAGCGGCCAAAAAGGCCCTGGAAATGGCTGGCCTGAACGGCAATGACCTGGACCTGATCATCGTTGCCAGCTCGACTCCCGATTTCTTCGGCAGCTTCCCCAGCACGGCTTGCATCGTGCAAAACAAGCTGGGCATCACGAACAACTGCGCTGCCGTCGACGTGCAAGCCGTCTGCAGCGGTTTCGTGTATGCGGTCGCCACGGCCGACAGCTTCATCCAGTCGGGCATGCACAAGAATGTGCTGGTGATCGGCGCCGAAGTGTTTTCGCGCATCCTCAATTTCGACGACCGCGGCACCTGCGTGCTGTTCGGCGACGGCGCTGGCGCCATCGTCATGACGGCCTCCAAGGAGCCGGGCATCCTGGCCACCAAGCTGCACGCGGATGGCCGCCACTCGAACATCCTCAGCGTGCCGGGCAGCCTGGCTGGCGGCGCGCTGGACGGCAGCGCCTTCCTCTACATGGATGGCCCGGCCGTATTCAAGCTGGCCGTGTCCGTGCTGGAAAAGGTCGCGCACGAAGCGCTGGAACACGCCAACATGACGTCGGACCAGATCGACTGGCTGATCCCGCACCAGGCGAATATCCGCATCATGAACAGCACGGCCAAGAAACTTGGCTTGCCGCTGGAGAAGATGGTTGTCACCGTCGACCAGCATGGCAACACCTCGGCCGCCTCGATCCCGCTGGCGCTCGACATCGCCGTGCGCGATGGTCGCGTCAAGAAGGGCGACAACGTCATGATGGAAGGCGTGGGCGGCGGCTTTACCTGGGGCGCCGTGCTGGCGCGCATGTAA
- a CDS encoding xanthine dehydrogenase family protein molybdopterin-binding subunit, with protein sequence MAGEKNTSRRRFLLRGLGLGVAGVGALVLGWGVLPPRQRLHGSVPLPLQDGAVALNGWLAIGTDGTVTLAMPRSEMGQGVHTALPMLVAEELDVPLSSVKLIQAPMDKIFGNVAMLQDGLPFHPDDQGRVKALAQWTVAKAARELGVIVTGGSSSVKDGWGPMREAGASARAMLVGAAAALWQVPAAQCRTENGAVLHPDGRRASYASLAQRAAAIDPGTPVLKLPRDFKLIGQPAPRRDTPSKVNGSARFGIDARPPGMLYAALHLPPRLGDILSAFDAAPVLAMPGVKKVLDLTPHLAQRSVSCAAVVADTWWRARQAAAALPTQWKAGPQANLSSAGVYAEFARLLDSEAGYAYHASGQVESKAVQGMRQVSAEYRAPFLAHAAMEPVNCTAQVKDGKVMLWVSTQAPGIAVDVAAKVAGVAAKDVVIEVLLLGGGFGRRLEVDMIAQAVAIALQCGGAPVQLVWTREQDTQHDMYRPAALARFAARLDEHGRIASWDNKSVSGSITHQFLQRNFGLPGAGPDKTTAEGEFDMPYEIASQRIAHVIADSPVPIGYWRSVGHSHNAFFKESFIDELAHAAGQDGIAFRRAMLVRHPRHLAVLDAAVAKAGMPPPGHAHGVALHQSFGSIVAQVAQVSVENGEIRVQRVVCAIDCGIAVNPNIIAQQMESAVLFGLSAALGGEITFKEGKVEQANFHDYPVLRMGQTPEVETVIIASAEHPEGVGEPGTPPIAPAVANAVFSLTGKRLRSLPLRLG encoded by the coding sequence ATGGCCGGAGAAAAAAATACGTCGCGCCGCCGTTTCCTGCTCCGCGGCCTGGGTCTCGGCGTGGCCGGCGTGGGTGCCCTGGTGCTGGGCTGGGGCGTGTTGCCGCCGCGCCAGCGCCTGCATGGCAGCGTGCCGCTGCCGCTCCAGGATGGCGCCGTGGCGCTGAACGGCTGGCTGGCCATCGGCACCGATGGCACGGTGACCCTGGCCATGCCGCGCAGCGAGATGGGGCAGGGTGTGCACACGGCCTTGCCGATGCTGGTCGCAGAGGAGCTCGACGTGCCTTTGAGCAGCGTGAAGCTGATCCAGGCGCCCATGGACAAGATCTTTGGCAATGTCGCCATGCTCCAGGACGGCTTGCCTTTCCACCCGGACGACCAGGGCCGCGTAAAAGCGCTGGCCCAGTGGACGGTGGCCAAGGCGGCGCGCGAGCTGGGCGTGATTGTCACGGGCGGCTCGTCGAGCGTGAAGGATGGCTGGGGTCCCATGCGCGAAGCGGGCGCGTCGGCGCGCGCCATGCTGGTGGGGGCCGCCGCCGCGTTGTGGCAGGTGCCGGCTGCGCAGTGCCGCACGGAAAATGGCGCAGTGCTGCACCCGGATGGCCGGCGCGCCAGCTACGCCAGCCTGGCGCAGCGCGCCGCCGCAATCGACCCGGGCACGCCCGTGCTGAAGCTGCCCAGGGATTTCAAATTGATCGGCCAGCCGGCGCCGCGCCGCGACACGCCATCCAAAGTCAATGGCAGCGCGCGTTTCGGCATCGATGCGCGCCCGCCCGGCATGCTGTATGCGGCCCTGCATCTGCCGCCGCGCCTGGGCGATATCCTGTCCGCGTTCGACGCGGCGCCCGTGCTGGCCATGCCCGGGGTGAAAAAGGTGCTGGACCTGACGCCGCACCTGGCTCAGCGCAGCGTCTCGTGTGCCGCCGTGGTGGCCGACACCTGGTGGCGCGCCAGGCAGGCGGCGGCCGCCTTGCCGACGCAGTGGAAGGCTGGCCCGCAGGCGAATTTGTCCAGCGCCGGCGTGTATGCGGAGTTTGCCCGCCTGCTCGATAGCGAAGCGGGCTATGCCTATCACGCCAGCGGCCAGGTGGAAAGCAAGGCCGTGCAGGGCATGCGGCAGGTTAGCGCCGAGTACCGCGCGCCATTCCTCGCGCACGCCGCCATGGAACCCGTCAACTGCACCGCGCAAGTCAAGGATGGCAAGGTGATGCTGTGGGTCTCGACGCAGGCGCCCGGCATCGCCGTCGACGTGGCGGCGAAAGTGGCCGGCGTCGCTGCGAAGGACGTCGTCATCGAGGTGCTGCTGCTCGGTGGCGGTTTTGGCCGCCGCCTGGAAGTGGACATGATCGCCCAGGCCGTGGCCATCGCACTGCAGTGCGGCGGCGCGCCCGTGCAGCTGGTGTGGACGCGCGAACAGGATACGCAGCACGATATGTACCGTCCCGCCGCGCTGGCCCGCTTTGCGGCCCGCCTCGATGAACACGGCCGCATCGCTTCCTGGGACAACAAATCCGTCAGCGGCTCCATCACGCACCAGTTTTTGCAGCGTAATTTCGGCTTGCCCGGTGCGGGGCCGGACAAGACCACGGCCGAAGGCGAATTCGACATGCCGTATGAAATTGCCAGCCAGCGCATCGCCCACGTGATCGCCGACAGTCCTGTGCCCATCGGTTACTGGCGCTCGGTGGGACACTCGCACAACGCTTTTTTCAAGGAAAGCTTTATCGACGAACTGGCCCACGCGGCGGGGCAGGATGGCATTGCTTTCCGCCGTGCCATGCTGGTGCGGCACCCGCGCCACCTTGCCGTGCTCGATGCGGCAGTTGCCAAGGCGGGAATGCCTCCGCCCGGCCATGCGCATGGCGTGGCCTTGCATCAGTCGTTCGGCAGCATCGTGGCGCAAGTGGCGCAGGTGTCCGTGGAAAACGGAGAAATCCGCGTGCAGCGCGTGGTGTGCGCCATCGATTGCGGCATCGCCGTCAATCCGAACATCATCGCCCAGCAGATGGAGTCGGCCGTGCTGTTTGGCCTGTCAGCGGCGCTGGGTGGCGAGATCACCTTCAAGGAGGGGAAAGTCGAGCAGGCTAACTTCCACGACTATCCCGTGCTGCGCATGGGGCAAACGCCCGAGGTGGAAACCGTCATCATCGCCAGCGCCGAGCATCCGGAAGGCGTGGGAGAGCCCGGTACGCCGCCGATTGCGCCGGCCGTGGCCAACGCCGTGTTCAGTTTGACGGGGAAACGGCTGCGCAGCCTGCCGCTGCGCCTGGGTTAA
- a CDS encoding YceD family protein: MNAFVIDAFDFCRISGSREGVTPVAEMTRLTKDCADSSGEIAWKIVGGTSKLGYPQLTLSVNGTVQLVCQRCLTPYAYAIDSTTTLMLGKDDEHADEIEEIINDESIDVIVGSRSMDAAALIEDEALLALPQVPKHDVCPDTAQLDALKTEKKSPFAALKDLKPE; this comes from the coding sequence ATGAATGCTTTTGTGATCGACGCCTTTGATTTTTGTCGTATCAGCGGGAGCCGCGAGGGTGTAACTCCTGTCGCTGAAATGACCCGGTTGACCAAGGATTGTGCAGATAGTTCCGGCGAGATCGCCTGGAAGATCGTCGGCGGCACCAGCAAGCTGGGCTACCCACAACTGACCTTGTCGGTCAACGGCACCGTTCAGCTGGTTTGCCAGCGCTGCCTGACTCCGTATGCTTACGCAATTGATTCGACGACCACTCTGATGCTGGGCAAGGATGACGAGCACGCGGACGAGATCGAAGAAATCATCAACGATGAATCGATCGACGTGATCGTCGGCAGCCGCAGCATGGATGCCGCGGCCCTGATCGAAGATGAAGCCTTGCTGGCCCTGCCGCAGGTACCCAAACACGACGTCTGCCCCGATACGGCGCAGCTCGATGCTCTCAAGACTGAAAAGAAGTCGCCGTTTGCGGCCCTGAAAGACTTGAAGCCAGAATAA
- a CDS encoding SAM-dependent methyltransferase — protein MTGTLYLIPNHLGLSDSPADPLAHIIPEQVRQITSQLDYFVAENAKTARAFLKLIGNQHPLAKPLQEITISELNVNTPAQALTGLLAPLLAGRDAGLVSEAGVPAVADPGADLVRLAHQHGIKVRPLVGPSSILLAVMASGLNGQSFAFNGYLPTDAALRAKRIKELEVRSRNEKQTQLFIETPYRNAAMLEALVAQCAPSTLICVATDLSLDTESVQTWNGGQWRKQLAAGKAPDFHKKPTVFLLLGQ, from the coding sequence ATGACCGGCACCCTGTACCTGATTCCCAACCACCTCGGCCTGTCCGACAGCCCGGCCGACCCGCTGGCCCACATCATTCCAGAGCAAGTACGGCAGATCACGTCGCAGCTCGATTATTTCGTGGCGGAAAACGCCAAGACGGCGCGCGCCTTCCTGAAACTGATCGGCAACCAGCATCCGCTGGCCAAGCCGCTGCAGGAAATCACGATTTCCGAACTTAACGTAAATACCCCGGCGCAAGCGCTGACCGGCTTGCTGGCACCCCTGCTGGCGGGGCGCGATGCGGGCCTCGTCTCGGAAGCAGGCGTACCCGCCGTGGCCGACCCCGGCGCCGACCTGGTGCGCCTGGCGCATCAGCACGGCATCAAGGTGCGCCCGCTGGTGGGCCCATCGTCGATCCTGCTGGCCGTGATGGCCAGCGGCTTGAACGGCCAGAGCTTCGCCTTCAACGGCTACCTGCCCACGGACGCGGCCCTGCGCGCCAAGCGCATCAAGGAACTGGAAGTGCGTTCGCGCAATGAAAAGCAGACCCAGCTGTTCATCGAAACGCCGTACCGCAATGCGGCCATGCTCGAAGCGCTGGTGGCGCAATGCGCACCGTCGACCCTGATCTGCGTCGCCACCGACCTGAGTCTGGACACGGAAAGCGTGCAAACGTGGAATGGCGGCCAGTGGAGGAAACAATTGGCCGCCGGCAAGGCACCTGACTTCCACAAGAAACCGACCGTGTTCTTGCTGCTGGGACAGTAA
- the rpmF gene encoding 50S ribosomal protein L32 → MAVQQNKKTPSKRGMHRSHDFLVAPQLSVEPVTGETHMRHHISPNGFYRGRKVLKTKNDE, encoded by the coding sequence ATGGCAGTTCAACAGAACAAGAAAACCCCTTCCAAGCGCGGCATGCACCGTTCGCACGACTTCCTGGTCGCGCCGCAATTGAGCGTCGAGCCAGTTACCGGCGAAACACACATGCGTCACCATATCAGCCCTAACGGCTTCTATCGTGGCCGTAAAGTGTTGAAGACCAAAAACGACGAGTAA
- the plsX gene encoding phosphate acyltransferase PlsX, translating into MTIKISIDCMGGDHGPSVTIPAAISFVKHEPEAELILVGLEDVIRAELKKHKADTHPRLSVLHASEQVTMDDPLEVALRRKKDSSMRVAIEQVKNGVAQASVSAGNTAALMAVSRYVLKTMSGVDRPAICSILPNQKNGPTYMLDLGANVDCEPHHLHQFAIMGSVLVSAMEGIARPTIGLLNVGTEDIKGNEVVKLTSKLLQADHERGALNFYGNVEGNDIFKGTTDIVVCDGFVGNVTLKAIEGLARFMKDVLTSEFKRNPITMLGALIARGALKAIGNRLNPSRYNGASLLGLRGLVFKSHGSADAYSFEWALRRAFDAAKNDVQAHLASLIAELMPRTPVPDEPTSTSSTI; encoded by the coding sequence ATGACAATCAAAATTTCTATCGACTGCATGGGCGGAGATCACGGTCCCTCAGTCACTATCCCCGCAGCAATTTCCTTCGTAAAACATGAGCCTGAAGCTGAACTGATCCTTGTTGGATTGGAAGACGTGATCCGTGCCGAACTGAAAAAACATAAAGCCGACACGCATCCGCGCCTGTCGGTATTGCATGCCTCCGAACAAGTTACCATGGACGATCCCCTGGAAGTGGCCCTGCGCCGCAAGAAGGATTCCTCCATGCGCGTGGCCATCGAACAGGTCAAGAACGGCGTGGCGCAAGCCTCCGTTTCCGCCGGTAATACGGCAGCCCTGATGGCTGTGTCGCGCTATGTATTGAAAACCATGTCCGGCGTCGACCGCCCGGCCATCTGCAGCATCTTGCCGAATCAAAAGAACGGCCCCACCTACATGCTGGACCTGGGCGCCAACGTCGATTGCGAACCGCATCACTTGCACCAGTTCGCCATCATGGGTTCCGTGCTGGTGTCCGCCATGGAAGGCATCGCACGCCCGACGATCGGCTTGCTGAACGTGGGCACGGAAGATATCAAGGGCAATGAAGTGGTCAAGCTCACCTCGAAGCTGCTGCAGGCCGACCACGAGCGTGGCGCGCTGAACTTCTACGGCAACGTGGAAGGCAACGATATCTTCAAGGGCACGACCGATATCGTCGTCTGCGACGGTTTTGTCGGCAATGTCACCCTGAAAGCCATCGAAGGTCTGGCGCGCTTCATGAAAGACGTGCTCACTTCCGAATTCAAGCGCAATCCGATCACCATGCTGGGCGCGCTGATCGCCCGCGGGGCCCTGAAAGCCATCGGCAACCGCTTGAATCCATCGCGTTACAACGGCGCCAGCCTGCTGGGCTTGCGTGGCCTCGTCTTCAAGAGCCATGGCAGCGCCGATGCCTATTCGTTCGAATGGGCCTTGCGCCGCGCCTTTGATGCGGCAAAAAATGACGTGCAAGCGCACCTGGCCAGCCTGATCGCCGAGCTGATGCCGCGCACGCCAGTACCGGACGAACCTACATCAACAAGCTCTACCATTTAG
- a CDS encoding Maf-like protein — MIPTSVPLRLILASSSTYRKELLQRLRLPFEVAVPDLDESPLPGESPSATALRLAQAKAQAVLDRYPRSLVIGSDQVATLDGAQIGKPGNHANALLQLQTMRGRQTVFHTALCLLDGRQSPPVAQVEDIQTLVTVRDLPDAELDAYLRIEQPYDCAGSAKNEGLGIALLERIDSVDPTALTGLPLIALTGMLRKAGVAFFTL; from the coding sequence ATGATACCAACTTCCGTCCCATTGCGCTTGATTCTTGCATCGAGTTCGACCTACCGCAAGGAATTGCTGCAACGCCTGCGCCTGCCTTTCGAGGTCGCCGTGCCCGATCTCGACGAAAGCCCGCTGCCAGGCGAAAGCCCCAGCGCCACGGCCCTGCGCCTGGCCCAGGCAAAGGCGCAGGCCGTGCTCGACCGCTACCCTCGCAGCCTCGTCATCGGCTCCGACCAGGTCGCCACCCTGGATGGCGCGCAGATCGGCAAGCCGGGCAACCATGCGAATGCCCTGCTGCAGCTGCAAACCATGCGCGGGCGCCAGACCGTGTTCCACACGGCCCTGTGCCTGCTCGATGGCCGCCAGAGTCCGCCTGTGGCGCAAGTGGAAGATATCCAGACCCTCGTCACCGTGCGCGACTTGCCCGATGCCGAGCTGGATGCCTACCTGCGCATCGAGCAGCCGTACGATTGCGCCGGCAGCGCCAAGAACGAGGGCCTGGGCATCGCCCTGCTCGAGCGCATCGACAGCGTTGACCCGACCGCCCTGACCGGCTTGCCGCTGATCGCCCTCACCGGCATGCTGCGCAAGGCGGGCGTCGCGTTTTTCACCCTTTAA
- a CDS encoding thioredoxin family protein: protein MHSLTLTTDNRADVAAALAGPRWTVACLCALWCGTCGSYRATFEELAARHPDTVFVWVDIEDQADVVGDLDIDNFPTLLIQHEDNVAFFGTVLPDGGLAHRMVQAQQALSGAELAALAASTQERRDWQRDCNLRNLLAATLA from the coding sequence ATGCACAGCCTGACCCTCACGACCGATAACCGCGCCGACGTCGCGGCAGCCCTGGCCGGCCCGCGCTGGACGGTGGCCTGCCTGTGCGCGCTGTGGTGCGGCACTTGCGGCAGCTACCGCGCCACATTCGAGGAACTGGCCGCGCGCCATCCTGACACCGTCTTCGTCTGGGTCGACATCGAAGACCAGGCCGACGTGGTGGGCGACCTCGACATCGACAACTTCCCCACCCTGCTGATCCAGCACGAGGACAACGTGGCCTTCTTCGGCACCGTGCTGCCCGACGGCGGCCTGGCGCACCGCATGGTGCAGGCGCAGCAGGCCCTCAGCGGGGCGGAACTGGCGGCGCTGGCCGCCAGCACGCAGGAGCGGCGAGACTGGCAGCGCGACTGCAATCTGCGCAACCTCCTCGCCGCCACCCTGGCTTGA
- the fabD gene encoding ACP S-malonyltransferase, whose protein sequence is MTQFAFVFPGQGSQAIAMLDGFAGNPVVAQTVAEASDALQFDLGKLIAEGPKEELDLTTNTQPVMLTAAVAFYRAWLAAGGPVPTVVAGHSLGEYSALVAAGVIPFKDAVPLVRFRAQAMQEAVPVGQGTMAVVLGLSDDDVRAACAEAAAENPALVVEPVNFNAPAQVVIAGHTAAVERACELAKAKGAKRAMKLPVSAPFHSSLLKPASDRLREYMAGLTFSAPQIALINNVDVAIVNDVAGIKDALVRQAASPVRWVETMQKVAADGITQVIECGPGKVLMGLAKRIDPVLVGDAIVDQASLERILTQLK, encoded by the coding sequence ATGACACAATTTGCATTTGTTTTCCCAGGTCAAGGCTCGCAAGCGATTGCGATGCTCGACGGTTTCGCCGGCAACCCCGTGGTTGCGCAGACCGTTGCCGAAGCGTCGGACGCCCTGCAATTCGACCTGGGCAAGCTGATCGCCGAAGGTCCGAAGGAAGAACTCGATCTCACCACCAATACGCAGCCGGTGATGCTGACGGCGGCCGTGGCTTTCTATCGCGCCTGGCTGGCGGCCGGCGGCCCCGTGCCGACGGTCGTGGCCGGTCACAGCCTCGGTGAATACTCGGCGCTGGTCGCCGCCGGCGTCATCCCGTTCAAGGATGCCGTGCCGCTCGTGCGTTTCCGCGCGCAAGCCATGCAGGAAGCCGTGCCCGTCGGGCAGGGCACGATGGCTGTCGTGCTGGGCCTGTCGGATGACGACGTGCGCGCCGCCTGTGCGGAAGCGGCGGCGGAAAACCCGGCCCTGGTGGTCGAGCCCGTCAATTTCAATGCGCCAGCACAAGTCGTCATCGCCGGCCATACGGCGGCCGTCGAGCGTGCCTGCGAACTGGCCAAGGCCAAGGGCGCCAAGCGCGCCATGAAGCTGCCCGTCTCCGCGCCATTCCACTCGTCGCTGCTGAAGCCCGCATCGGACCGTTTGCGCGAATACATGGCCGGCTTGACGTTCTCGGCGCCGCAGATCGCCCTGATCAACAACGTCGACGTGGCCATCGTCAACGATGTGGCCGGCATCAAGGATGCACTGGTGCGCCAGGCAGCCAGCCCCGTGCGCTGGGTGGAAACCATGCAAAAAGTGGCGGCCGACGGCATCACGCAAGTGATCGAGTGCGGTCCGGGCAAGGTCCTGATGGGCCTGGCCAAGCGCATCGATCCGGTGCTGGTGGGCGACGCCATCGTCGATCAGGCATCGCTGGAACGCATTTTGACGCAGCTCAAATAA